The genomic segment TCACGAACCTCGGCGCGGGGGCCCTCGCGCAGCGCGCAGGGCGGCGGCGCCTGCTGATCGCCGGCTGGGCGGTTGCGCTGCCCGTGCCGCTGCTGATTGCCGTGGCGCCGAGTTGGGGCTGGATCGTGGCGGCCAACCTCCTGCTCGGTGTCAACCAGGGCCTGGCCTGGTCCATGACCGTGGTGATGAAGATCGACCTGGTCGGGCCCCGCCGACGTGGGCTCGCGCTCGGGCTCAACGAGGCCGCCGGCTACGGCGGCGTCGCGTTGGCCGCCGGGCTGAGCGGCGTGATGGCCGCTGAGTTCGCCGCGCGGGATGTGCTGGTCGTCGCGGGCGCCGTGATCGCCGGGACCGCGTTCCTGCTCTCGGTGCTGTTCGTGCGCGACACCGCCGAGCACGTCGCGCTCGAGCAGGCCGCCCATCATCCGACGGCCGGCGGCAACCCACCGCGGCTGCGCGAGGCGTTCGCCCGCGCGACCTACCGCGTGCCCGCGCTGCGGTCCTGCTCGCAGGCCGGCCTGGTCAACAACCTCAACGACGGCCTGGCCTGGGGACTGGTGCCGCTGTTCCTGGCCGCCCACGGCGCCGGCGCTGCGCAGATCGGCCTCGTCGCCGCGGTCTATCCCGGCGTCTGGAGCATCGCCCAGATCGTCACCGGGCACTGGTCCGACACCGTCGGACGCAAGCCCCTGATCGTCACCGGCATGCTCGTCCAGGCCGTCGCGCTCACGCTGCTGTCGCTCAGCGGCGGCTCGGTCGCCGTCGCGACCGGCACCGCGGCGCTGCTCGGGATCGGCACCGCGCTCGTGTACCCGACGCTGATCGCCGCGATGTCCGACGCGGTCTCACCGATCGCTCGCGCGCCGGTCGTCGGGGTCTACCGCTTCTGGCGCGACATGGGCTACGCGTTGGGAGCGCTCCTCGCCGGGGGCGTCGCCGACGCGCTGGGCTACGGCGGCGCGATCGCGATCGTGGCCGGCCTGACCGCCGCTTCCGGGTTGTGGGTGCTGCGCGACATGCCCAAGCGACCGCCCGGGTCTCGGCCGGGCGCGGCCTCGACCATGCACCCCGCCGAACATCGATCCGGTCTGGAGGCGACGTCCCCGAGCAAGGTGGAGGTCACGTGACGGTCATACGCCGCTGAACCGGCACTGGGCAAGGTGCTTGCGGACCATGCTGGCAAGTGCGTCTGCGGATGGGCGCCGGAATGCAGCCAGATGCGGTGAGGTCCGCAGTGAGGACGGCAAAAGCACGGATGACACCCGTGAGGTCACCGCCAACGATCCAATCATGAAGACCCTCGTGATCGTCAACGACCCGCCCTATGGCAGTGAGCGCCCCTACAACGCGCTCCGCCTGGCCGGCGCGCTCGCCAAGCGTGGCGGCCTTGAGCTGCGGGTGTTCCTGCTGGGCGATGGGGTTGCCTGCGCGATCGCCGGACAGGAGTTGCCCGAGGGCCACTACCACCTCGATCGCATGCTCGAGCCGCTCGTGCGCCGCGGCGAGGTCGCCTGCTGCGGTACCTGTCTGGACGCACGCGGCCTCGGCGAGTCCCGGCTCGTCGACGGCGCGCGCCGCTCGACGCTTGACGAGCTGACCGATTGGACCCTGTGGGCCGACAAGGTGATGGTGTTCTGACGGCACTCATCGTCAGCGAGCGCGCTGCGCGCTACGACGCGTGGTTCGACACGCTGCTCGGCACCGCGATGGACAGGCCGGAATCCCGGGCGGTGCTCGACCTGGCCGCGCCGCTCCCCGGCGAGGACGCACTCCGCGCTGCCTGCGGCACGGGCATCTACACGCGTCGCCTCGCAGGGGCGGGAGTGATGGTCACGGGCCTAGGTGAGATCGCAGGAGCGTTGTTCTGTCCGGGTCTCGCCGTGGAGGATGACGGCCGAGATGACGGCGAGCGCGCCGATGAGCCGGGTGGCCACGGCGCTGACCGCGCTCGTCTGACCCGCGGCTGACGCCAGGACGACGCCGATACCGAGACGCGTCCTGGTCAGGGGCTAGCTGCGCGTGGTGCAGATCCGTCGGCGGTCCGCCCCGCCTGTGGTCTGATCTGGCGCGCCGGCGTCATCGGCGTGACAGGGACCGCCTCGGCACGAGCTCGCCGGTTACGGCAGACAGCGGGCCTCGGGTGACGGCGGCGGAACGCCGAGGCACCCCATCGACTGCGGGTATGCGCAGCGGTTCTGACCGGATCGCGCGACGCCTCGGAGATCAACGTCATCCGTGACCTTGAGGAGAGCCATGCGCTCCTGGAATCAGCAGACGATCGAGCCGCTCTGTCTCCGGCGAGTGCTGCTGGGACCCGAGTCCTGCGGAGACGAGGTCCTGGTGCAGCGTGGAACGACGATCGTGGTCACGGTCCATGGCGAGGTCGACCTGCTGCCGGCCGATGCGCTGGTGGTCGTGGTGGCCGAGGCGATCGGTCGTGCTCAAGAGATCGTGGTGCTCGACCTTGCCGCTGTCACGCTGCTGGACTCGGCCGGGCTGCACGCGCTGCAGGTCATCGTCGAGCGTGCGCGATCGCGGCGGGTGCGACTGGTCGCCGTGCTCCCCGAGGGGCAGGTCCGAGAGGCCCTCTCGATCGTCGGGCTGGACGAGCTGCTGGCGCAGGCCGGGGTCGAGAACTAGTGCGCGAGCTCGAGGGTGCGCAGGAGCCGGCGACGCTGGAAGCCGACGTGCGGACGCAGTCCGTCGGGGCTGTCACCGGGCCCTCCGTCGGGCACGGCAGCGGGGCCGACGCCGCCCTGCTGGCACGCTATGCGCGTACGCGCTCTCCGCAGGTGCGTGAACAGCTCGTGCACCGCTACCTGCCGTTGGCGCGGCATGCGGCAGGTCAGTACGCGGCCGGCGCGGAGCCGTTCGACGATCTGCTGCAGGTGGCCAGCATCGGGCTGTTGAAGGCGATCGACCGCTTCGATCCCGACCGCGGGATCGCCTTCAGCAGCTTCGCCCTGCCGACCATGGCGGGCGAGATCCGCCGGCATTTCCGCGACCGAGGCTGGGCCATCCGCCCGCCGCGGGACCTGCTCGAGCTGGCCCTGAGCCTGGAGCGCGAGGCTGAGGAGCTGCAGCGCGTCCTGGGTCGCTCACCGACCGTCGCCGAGCTCAGCCGAGCTGCCGGCCGCGACGAGGAGACGGTGCTGGAGGCCCGCCAGGCCCTGTCGGCCAAGACGTTCGCATCGCTGTCGGCCCCCTCGGGCGGTGAGCACGGCGGCGGGGAGACGATCCTGGAGCGTGGCCACGGCGTTGAGGAGACCGGGTATGAGCGCGCCGAGCAGCGCGCGACGCTGGCCCCGCTGGTGGGCCGGCTCCCGGCGCGCGAGCAGTTGATCGTGCGTCTGCGCTTCGACCGGGATCTGACCCAGGCCGAGATCGGCGAGATCGTCGGCCTCTCGCAGATGCACGTCTCGCGCATCCTGCGCACCAGCCTGCAGCGCCTGCAGACCACCGCTCCCGAGCCGTGGGTGCCCGCGCCGGTTGCTCGGGCCCCGAGGGCGGGGCCCGGCTCGTCTGTCGCAGGCCGGCCCGCGCGAGCGCGCATGGTGGGATCCGCCGCGGACACCGTCCGGATCTTGGATGACGACACCGAGCTGACCTCGGGCCTGGACGCCGGGACGGTCGCGGGTCTGGGTGGCGGGGTCGAGGTTCGCCGTCGGCGGATCAGGCGGGGGCCCTGGACACCGCCCCTGGCCGACCTCTGCGAGGTCGGCCACCTCGGACTGTTGGTCCTCGACGGGTTCTGGTCCGAGAGCTGTGGCTGGCCGGGCGCCGGAGCGCCGAGCTGCTGGGGCCCGGTGATCTGCTGTGTCATTCAGACGTCGCCAACGACGGCGGTTCGGTGGATACCCGGACCGACTGGCACGCCGTGACGCCCGCCACGCTGGCGGTCCTTGACCCGGAGTTCGCCGAGACCGTCGCCCGCCGGCCGCACATCACCGGCGACCTGCAGGCCTGCCTGGCCCGACGCCTCGACGCGGTGATGCGGCAGGTCACGATCGCCCACGTCCGTCACGCCGAGACCAGGGTGATGCTGGCGTTGTGGCTGCAGGCCGACCGTTGGGGCCACACCAGCAGCGCGGGCGTCGTGTGCCCGGTTCCACTGACCCACGGCCTCCTCGGGCGGCTGACCTGCCTGCAGCGCCCCACCGTCAGCACCGCTGTCTCCCGGCTCATCGCCGACGAGCGGCTCAGACGACGCCCGGACGGCTCCTGGCTGCTGCTCGGCGGGCGGCCGCAGACCGCGACCAGCCCCACGTCGCCTGAGGTCCTGTCCGCGAGACGCTGATCGTCGCGCGGCATGTCATGCCGACGACCCTGGCCCGCGACGATGTCCTCGATGAGCGATCTCGGAGGGTCGACGCCTCGCCGAGGCACGCCCCGTCGTCATCGGGTCTCGCGGCGCAGGCGCCGCCACAGCCACAGCGGCGCGGCCGCGAGCAGGAAGCGGCGCTCGCCGCGCCCCGGCTCCTCGTCGAAGGCCCGCGCGTAGCGGCGCGCGGCCGTGGCGTCGGGGTACTCCTTGCTCCCGCCGTGGGCCGCGCACCGTTCACAGTCCCACGACAGCGTGCGGTCGTCGGCGCGGAACCGCCAGCGGTGCCCGAGCAGACGGCAGGCCACCGGGGACGATCCGGTGGCCCCGGGGCGAGTGGTCATCCGCCTGTCGCTCCGGCAGGCCAGGAGGCCCGTGGGCGGGTATCGCCGCGGTGTCCGCGACCGGCGAAGAAGGATGCGATGAGCGACGTGCAGACGGAGACCATCGAGACGCAAGTACCCGCTCGTCTGGATCGGCTCCCATGGGCCCGGTTCCATTGGATGGTCATCATCGGCCTCGGGACGGTGTGGATCCTCGACGGCCTCGAGGTCACGATGGTCGGCTCGGTCGCCTCGCGGCTCACCGAGGGCGGAAGCGGGATCACGATCAACGCCGGGCAGATCGGGACCGCGGCGGCGATCTACGTCGCGGGCGCGTGCCTGGGGGCGTTGTTCTTCGGCCAGCTCACCGACCGCTTCGGCCGTAAGAAGCTGTTCGTCCTCACGCTGGCGATCTACATCACGGCCACGACCGCCACCGCGTTCGCCTGGACGCCCTGGTACTTCTTCCTGTGCCGGTTCTTCACGGGGGCCGGGATCGGTGGCGAGTACGCGGCCATCAACTCGGCGATCGACGAGCTCATCCCCGCCCGGGTCCGTGGGCGGGTCGACCTCATCATCAACGGTTCGTACTGGCTCGGCTCGGCGGCCGGGTCGGCGGCCGCCCTGGTCCTCCTGGACACCGGGATCTTCGCGCGGGACTTCGGATGGCGCCTGGCGTTCGGCATCGGCGCGGTGCTCGGCCTGACGATCATGGTCGTGCGCCGCCACGTCCCCGAGAGCCCGCGATGGCTGTTCATCCACGGCCGTGAGGATGAGGCCGAGCGGATCGTCGGCCGAATCGAGGACGGGATCCGCGAGGAGACCGGCGAGGACCTGTCAGAGCCCGAGGAGACGCTGGAGGTCCATCAGCGCGAGCGCATCCCGTTCCGGGAGCTCGCGCGCACGGCGTTCGGGACCTATCCGCGGCGGGCCTGGCTTGGACTGGCGCTGTTCGTGGGC from the Baekduia soli genome contains:
- a CDS encoding class I SAM-dependent methyltransferase, producing the protein MGRQGDGVLTALIVSERAARYDAWFDTLLGTAMDRPESRAVLDLAAPLPGEDALRAACGTGIYTRRLAGAGVMVTGLGEIAGALFCPGLAVEDDGRDDGERADEPGGHGADRARLTRG
- a CDS encoding MFS transporter, whose translation is MSRPQVRLGLRENAAQFSLLVAVNAFVGAMVGLERSTLPLLGREEFHVASSAAVLSFIVAFGLAKAFTNLGAGALAQRAGRRRLLIAGWAVALPVPLLIAVAPSWGWIVAANLLLGVNQGLAWSMTVVMKIDLVGPRRRGLALGLNEAAGYGGVALAAGLSGVMAAEFAARDVLVVAGAVIAGTAFLLSVLFVRDTAEHVALEQAAHHPTAGGNPPRLREAFARATYRVPALRSCSQAGLVNNLNDGLAWGLVPLFLAAHGAGAAQIGLVAAVYPGVWSIAQIVTGHWSDTVGRKPLIVTGMLVQAVALTLLSLSGGSVAVATGTAALLGIGTALVYPTLIAAMSDAVSPIARAPVVGVYRFWRDMGYALGALLAGGVADALGYGGAIAIVAGLTAASGLWVLRDMPKRPPGSRPGAASTMHPAEHRSGLEATSPSKVEVT
- a CDS encoding DsrE/DsrF/TusD sulfur relay family protein, producing the protein MKTLVIVNDPPYGSERPYNALRLAGALAKRGGLELRVFLLGDGVACAIAGQELPEGHYHLDRMLEPLVRRGEVACCGTCLDARGLGESRLVDGARRSTLDELTDWTLWADKVMVF
- a CDS encoding cyclic nucleotide-binding domain-containing protein produces the protein MTPATLAVLDPEFAETVARRPHITGDLQACLARRLDAVMRQVTIAHVRHAETRVMLALWLQADRWGHTSSAGVVCPVPLTHGLLGRLTCLQRPTVSTAVSRLIADERLRRRPDGSWLLLGGRPQTATSPTSPEVLSARR
- a CDS encoding sigma-70 family RNA polymerase sigma factor, which produces MRELEGAQEPATLEADVRTQSVGAVTGPSVGHGSGADAALLARYARTRSPQVREQLVHRYLPLARHAAGQYAAGAEPFDDLLQVASIGLLKAIDRFDPDRGIAFSSFALPTMAGEIRRHFRDRGWAIRPPRDLLELALSLEREAEELQRVLGRSPTVAELSRAAGRDEETVLEARQALSAKTFASLSAPSGGEHGGGETILERGHGVEETGYERAEQRATLAPLVGRLPAREQLIVRLRFDRDLTQAEIGEIVGLSQMHVSRILRTSLQRLQTTAPEPWVPAPVARAPRAGPGSSVAGRPARARMVGSAADTVRILDDDTELTSGLDAGTVAGLGGGVEVRRRRIRRGPWTPPLADLCEVGHLGLLVLDGFWSESCGWPGAGAPSCWGPVICCVIQTSPTTAVRWIPGPTGTP
- a CDS encoding DUF1660 family phage protein, giving the protein MACRLLGHRWRFRADDRTLSWDCERCAAHGGSKEYPDATAARRYARAFDEEPGRGERRFLLAAAPLWLWRRLRRETR
- a CDS encoding STAS domain-containing protein is translated as MRSWNQQTIEPLCLRRVLLGPESCGDEVLVQRGTTIVVTVHGEVDLLPADALVVVVAEAIGRAQEIVVLDLAAVTLLDSAGLHALQVIVERARSRRVRLVAVLPEGQVREALSIVGLDELLAQAGVEN